Proteins encoded within one genomic window of Arachis ipaensis cultivar K30076 chromosome B08, Araip1.1, whole genome shotgun sequence:
- the LOC107612463 gene encoding G-type lectin S-receptor-like serine/threonine-protein kinase At4g27290 gives MIPFNSPKHFRTIESGSYKLYITKIMQNKKDLWFWSILFSFILRNSTSLDNITPVQSITDGETLISSGGTFELGFYSPGNSKGRYLGIWYHNISPQVVVWVANREKPLNNTSGVLKLTGEGLVVLINGSTNSSVVWSSNMSSKAGEKRNPIAQLLESGNLVVKDGDHFLWQSFDYPCDTFVPGMKVGWDLGTSLERTLSSSKSTDDPGRGDYTVRIDLRGDPQIVLMHGNATTIRVGPWNGLIFSGATLYLRYNQFSSQFVFNEKEVFARFRPENTSKYIRGVVYPWGGVQVLHWSIQTRGWETLISIPEAECDKYAICGANSICSTTPTPVCSCLEGFAPKYPGKWKESDWSDGCVRITPLSCSRDGFKKVTGIVLPDTSASWYNRTMNLLECKEFCLKNCSYTAYSDLDIRDGGSGCLIWFHDLVDNRQGSHDFYIRIGVTQNCLYRIGR, from the exons ATGATACCATTTAATAGTCCAAAACATTTTAGAACCATCGAATCCGGTTCCTACAAGTTGTACATCACAAAAATAATGCAAAACAAGAAAGATCTATGGTTTTGGTCCATTCTATTCTCATTTATATTAAGAAACTCTACTTCACTGGACAATATAACTCCTGTTCAATCCATCACTGATGGAGAGACATTAATTTCGAGTGGAGGAACCTTTGAACTTGGCTTCTACAGCCCTGGAAATTCAAAGGGCCGATACTTGGGAATCTGGTACCATAACATATCCCCTCAGGTAGTGGTCTGGGTGGCTAATAGAGAAAAACCGCTCAACAACACCTCCGGAGTTCTAAAACTCACCGGCGAAGGACTTGTTGTCCTTATTAATGGCAGCACCAACAGCAGCGTTGTATGGTCCTCCAACATGTCAAGCAAAGCAGGAGAAAAACGGAATCCGATTGCACAGCTCTTGGAATCTGGAAATCTTGTTGTCAAAGATGGTGACCACTTTCTGTGGCAGAGCTTTGATTATCCTTGTGATACATTCGTGCCCGGAATGAAGGTGGGATGGGATCTTGGGACAAGTCTAGAGAGGACTCTATCATCTTCAAAAAGTACAGATGATCCCGGCCGCGGAGACTACACAGTTAGAATAGACCTTCGAGGCGATCCGCAAATAGTTCTAATGCATGGAAATGCCACAACAATTAGAGTAGGGCCATGGAATGGGCTAattttttctggagctacacttTATTTGCGCTATAACCAATTCTCATCTCAATTTGTTTTCAATGAAAAAGAGGTGTTTGCTAGGTTCAGACCAGAAAATACATCCAAATATATTAGAGGTGTAGTGTACCCTTGGGGAGGTGTTCAGGTTTTGCATTGGTCAATACAAACCAGAGGCTGGGAGACCCTTATTTCTATACCAGAAGCCGAATGTGACAAGTATGCTATTTGTGGTGCAAATTCTATTTGCAGTACTACTCCTACTCCTGTCTGTTCATGCCTTGAAGGATTTGCACCAAAATATCCTGGAAAATGGAAGGAATCTGATTGGTCTGATGGTTGTGTTAGGATCACTCCTTTAAGTTGCAGCAGAGATGGATTCAAGAAGGTCACCGGCATAGTGTTGCCGGACACGTCTGCTTCTTGGTATAACAGGACCATGAACCTGCTGGAATGCAAGGAATTCTGTCTGAAAAATTGTTCTTATACGGCATATTCCGATTTGGATATCCGTGATGGAGGAAGCGGTTGCTTGATCTGGTTTCATGATCTTGTTGACAATAGACAAGGGTCACATGACTTCTATATTCGAATAG GGGTGACCCAAAATTGTTTGTACCGTATTGGAAGATGA